One segment of Massilia sp. Se16.2.3 DNA contains the following:
- a CDS encoding DVUA0089 family protein, whose protein sequence is MNKYMTALLLAAGMTLSAGASAAVINGTIRTIDGDADGIVDDLKVSRVVFDVTAGTNVFFDSLVWEATGVDLNGDGKITGFDNYMVLFDGTTRLVENDDSGATFGDGSVHRYDSTIQYTFDRAGTYMISIGQLRYDFASALQGYSKNTIFSPYSPSIEQFGAWRLTMTAANGKLSNVREVGVSEVPEPASLALLGLGLAGMAVRRKSKKAAQA, encoded by the coding sequence ATGAATAAATATATGACCGCCTTGCTGCTCGCAGCTGGCATGACCCTCTCGGCAGGCGCGAGCGCTGCCGTCATCAACGGCACCATCCGCACCATCGACGGCGACGCCGACGGTATCGTGGACGACCTGAAGGTGTCGCGCGTCGTGTTCGACGTGACGGCCGGTACCAACGTCTTTTTCGATTCGCTGGTGTGGGAAGCGACCGGCGTCGACCTCAACGGCGACGGCAAGATCACCGGTTTCGACAACTACATGGTCCTGTTTGACGGCACCACCCGTCTGGTCGAGAACGACGATTCGGGCGCAACCTTTGGCGACGGCTCCGTGCATCGCTACGACTCGACGATCCAGTACACGTTCGACCGTGCCGGTACCTACATGATCTCGATCGGCCAACTCCGTTACGACTTCGCTTCGGCTCTGCAGGGCTATTCGAAGAACACCATCTTCAGCCCATACTCCCCGAGCATCGAACAGTTCGGCGCCTGGCGCCTGACCATGACCGCGGCCAACGGCAAGCTGTCGAACGTGCGTGAAGTCGGCGTCAGCGAAGTGCCGGAGCCAGCCAGCCTCGCGCTGCTGGGCCTGGGCCTGGCCGGCATGG
- a CDS encoding TIGR01777 family oxidoreductase, translating into MACSPCSPGLCGIGVGVSGVRDGLAARALGKQAEQPAEPVRFADTPREVLVTGATGFIGQKLVAALLADGHRVTVLTRQARAAAWMFNGRIECIASMDALPRSRRFDLVVNLAGAPVLGWRWSAGRRAVLRRSRVSLTQKLVDWIATAEHKPALLLSASAIGYYGVQARGDDRALTEDAPPQPIFMSDLCREWEEAARGAQAFGVQVARMRIGVVLGRSGALPMMLLPVKLGIGGPLGDGRQWLSWIHVNDVIAAMGHLARRGEGGAFNLVAPESVSQAQFGRTAARVHRRPFGFPTPGLPMRAVLGEQADLLLEGQRVLPERLLAGGFSFRYPHLEGALRSLAG; encoded by the coding sequence ATGGCCTGCTCTCCGTGTTCCCCGGGACTGTGCGGCATCGGGGTGGGCGTGTCCGGTGTCCGCGATGGCCTGGCAGCGCGGGCGCTCGGCAAACAGGCGGAGCAGCCGGCCGAGCCTGTGCGCTTTGCCGATACGCCGCGGGAGGTACTCGTGACCGGCGCCACCGGCTTCATCGGCCAGAAACTGGTCGCCGCCCTGCTGGCCGATGGCCATCGCGTGACCGTGCTCACCCGTCAGGCCAGGGCGGCGGCATGGATGTTCAATGGCCGCATCGAATGCATAGCGTCGATGGATGCGCTGCCCCGCTCGCGCCGGTTCGACCTGGTCGTCAACCTGGCCGGGGCGCCTGTCCTCGGCTGGCGCTGGAGCGCCGGGCGGCGCGCAGTGCTGCGGCGCAGCCGGGTGAGCCTGACGCAAAAACTGGTCGACTGGATCGCCACGGCCGAGCACAAGCCGGCCTTGCTGCTGTCGGCATCGGCGATCGGCTACTACGGCGTGCAGGCGCGCGGCGACGACCGGGCGCTGACCGAGGACGCACCGCCGCAGCCGATCTTCATGTCGGACTTGTGCCGCGAATGGGAAGAGGCAGCCCGAGGGGCGCAGGCCTTCGGTGTCCAGGTCGCCCGTATGCGCATCGGCGTGGTGCTGGGCCGCAGCGGTGCGTTGCCGATGATGCTGTTGCCGGTAAAGCTGGGGATCGGTGGCCCGCTGGGCGATGGCCGCCAGTGGCTGTCATGGATTCATGTGAACGACGTGATTGCGGCCATGGGCCACCTGGCACGCAGGGGTGAAGGGGGTGCCTTCAACCTTGTCGCGCCCGAATCGGTATCCCAGGCGCAGTTCGGCCGCACGGCGGCCAGGGTGCATCGGCGTCCATTCGGCTTCCCGACGCCCGGCCTGCCGATGCGTGCGGTGCTTGGCGAGCAGGCGGACCTGCTGCTGGAAGGACAACGCGTGCTGCCCGAGCGCCTGCTGGCGGGCGGCTTTTCGTTCCGCTATCCGCATCTGGAAGGCGCCCTGCGCAGCCTGGCAGGCTGA
- a CDS encoding cell division protein, which produces MMPAPSAMHAAPFPAARTRSGAGLRTWSIRWLYAAVALHLLVGLLLPRVAAHPLLDGYHAGIEAAFYGPAAPPAARSHQLWWMALFGATVQAAAVWMGAPVWLGARGRLPFAWVALGAGLVLWAPQDIAVSLQAGCWSHVWLDTLALVAMLPPLVYLFVHDRRDNKHEVTA; this is translated from the coding sequence ATGATGCCCGCACCCTCCGCCATGCATGCCGCGCCTTTCCCTGCCGCGCGCACCCGATCCGGTGCCGGCTTGCGGACCTGGTCGATCCGCTGGCTATATGCGGCCGTCGCGCTGCACCTGCTCGTCGGCCTGCTGCTGCCCCGGGTTGCCGCCCACCCCCTGCTGGACGGCTATCACGCAGGAATCGAAGCCGCCTTCTACGGCCCCGCGGCGCCGCCAGCCGCACGTTCGCACCAGCTGTGGTGGATGGCCCTGTTCGGCGCCACCGTGCAGGCTGCAGCGGTCTGGATGGGCGCCCCGGTGTGGCTGGGTGCGCGCGGGCGCCTGCCGTTCGCCTGGGTCGCGCTGGGCGCTGGCCTCGTACTGTGGGCGCCGCAGGACATCGCGGTGTCGCTGCAGGCCGGCTGCTGGTCCCATGTATGGCTCGACACGCTGGCCCTCGTTGCCATGCTCCCGCCCCTGGTCTACCTGTTCGTGCATGACCGCCGCGACAACAAGCACGAGGTGACAGCATGA
- a CDS encoding GbsR/MarR family transcriptional regulator — MALSPTEQKFVLHWGEMGARWGVNRTVGQIHALLFLANRPLSADDIVDALGVARSNVSNSIRELQSWKLIRVTHLMGDRRDHFVALQDVWEIFRVIVEERKRREIDPTLTVLRECAIEGEGDPGMEEGSLARIHEVLGFLDMLTTTYEDYKHLPPATLQRFLKMGGKVARFLGPDDRSAT, encoded by the coding sequence ATGGCACTCAGCCCAACCGAACAGAAGTTTGTCCTGCACTGGGGCGAGATGGGCGCCCGCTGGGGCGTGAATCGCACCGTGGGGCAAATCCACGCCTTGCTATTCCTGGCCAACCGCCCCCTCTCGGCCGACGACATCGTCGACGCGCTGGGTGTGGCACGTTCCAACGTCAGCAACAGCATCCGCGAGCTGCAAAGCTGGAAACTGATCAGGGTGACCCACCTGATGGGCGACCGGCGCGACCATTTCGTCGCCCTGCAGGACGTATGGGAAATCTTCCGTGTCATCGTCGAGGAGCGCAAGCGTCGCGAAATCGATCCCACCCTGACGGTCTTGCGCGAGTGCGCCATCGAAGGCGAGGGCGATCCGGGCATGGAGGAGGGCTCACTCGCGCGCATTCACGAAGTGCTCGGCTTCCTCGACATGCTCACCACCACCTACGAGGACTACAAGCACCTGCCGCCGGCCACGCTGCAGCGCTTCCTGAAAATGGGCGGCAAGGTCGCGCGCTTTCTCGGCCCGGACGACAGGAGCGCCACATGA
- the glf gene encoding UDP-galactopyranose mutase, producing MTKNIAIVGAGFSGAVIANQLAHAGYKVEVFESRPHVAGNCHSERDAETGVMLHVYGPHIFHTDNERAWEFVNRYSRFMPYVNRVKAITNGKVFTLPINLLTINQFFNKTLRPAEAEVFLQSLGDKSIENPQTFEEQALRFVGRELYEAFFKTYTVKQWGLQPSELPASILKRLPVRFNYDDNYFSHKYQGMPEEGYTALVQNILDVPGITVHLNTRFDPDLKADYDHVFYSGPIDAWFKHAEGRLPYRTLDFETFRDTGDYQGNAVINYCDNEKPYTRITEHKHFSPWEKHEKSIMYAEYSRQCEEKDIPYYPIRMARDKEQLERYINLAQQETNVTFVGRLGTYRYLDMDVTINEALITSDKFLACAGDKSAMPAFTINPLG from the coding sequence ATGACAAAGAATATCGCCATTGTTGGCGCGGGCTTTTCCGGAGCTGTGATCGCCAACCAGCTCGCCCATGCAGGCTACAAGGTCGAGGTGTTCGAATCCCGCCCTCACGTTGCCGGCAACTGCCACTCGGAACGCGACGCCGAAACCGGCGTCATGCTGCACGTGTACGGCCCCCACATCTTCCACACCGATAACGAGCGCGCCTGGGAGTTCGTGAACCGCTACAGCCGTTTCATGCCCTACGTGAACCGCGTCAAGGCGATCACCAACGGCAAGGTCTTCACCCTGCCGATCAACCTCTTGACCATCAACCAGTTCTTCAATAAGACCCTGCGTCCGGCCGAGGCGGAAGTCTTCCTGCAGTCGCTGGGCGACAAGTCGATCGAGAACCCGCAAACCTTCGAGGAGCAGGCGCTGCGCTTCGTCGGCCGCGAGCTCTACGAAGCCTTCTTCAAGACCTATACCGTCAAGCAGTGGGGCCTGCAGCCGAGCGAACTGCCGGCCAGCATCCTGAAGCGCCTGCCGGTGCGCTTCAATTACGACGACAATTATTTCAGCCACAAATACCAGGGCATGCCGGAAGAGGGCTACACCGCACTGGTGCAAAACATCCTCGACGTGCCGGGCATCACCGTGCACCTGAACACCCGTTTCGACCCGGACCTGAAAGCCGACTACGACCACGTCTTCTACAGCGGCCCGATCGACGCCTGGTTCAAGCATGCCGAAGGCCGCCTGCCTTACCGCACGCTCGACTTCGAAACCTTCCGCGACACCGGCGACTACCAGGGCAATGCGGTCATCAACTACTGCGACAACGAAAAGCCCTATACCCGCATCACCGAACACAAACACTTCTCGCCGTGGGAAAAGCACGAGAAGTCGATCATGTACGCGGAATACAGCCGCCAGTGCGAAGAGAAGGATATCCCTTACTATCCGATCCGCATGGCACGCGACAAGGAGCAGCTCGAGCGCTACATCAATCTCGCGCAGCAGGAAACCAACGTCACCTTCGTGGGCCGCCTGGGCACCTATCGTTACCTCGACATGGACGTGACGATCAATGAGGCGCTGATCACCTCGGACAAGTTCCTGGCCTGCGCCGGCGACAAGTCGGCCATGCCGGCGTTCACGATCAATCCGCTGGGCTGA
- a CDS encoding ArsR/SmtB family transcription factor: protein MNLPDNPDHAVAQVADLFHLLGDSTRLRIVLACLAQPTAVGDIAAALSLSSSLVSHHLRLLRAARIVKAERQGKQVFYSAADAHISTLLANMFEHIAEPANGTDP, encoded by the coding sequence ATGAACTTGCCCGACAATCCCGACCATGCCGTCGCCCAGGTGGCGGACCTGTTTCACCTGCTCGGCGACTCGACCCGGCTGCGCATCGTGCTGGCCTGCCTGGCCCAGCCGACCGCGGTAGGCGACATCGCCGCGGCCCTGTCGCTTTCCAGTTCGCTGGTCAGCCACCACCTGCGCCTGCTGCGGGCAGCGCGTATCGTCAAGGCCGAGCGCCAGGGCAAGCAGGTATTTTATTCGGCTGCCGACGCCCACATCAGCACCCTGCTTGCGAACATGTTCGAACACATCGCAGAACCTGCCAACGGAACCGACCCATGA
- a CDS encoding cation diffusion facilitator family transporter — translation MSHDHHHHDHGHGHGHHHHHHPVPGHGRAFALAIGVNSAFVAIEFVYGFLANSTALMADAGHNLSDVLGLILAWGAAVLAKRAPSARYTYGLRSSSILAALANAILLLLACGAIAWEAIHRFTAPPAVEGITVSVVAAIGVAINGFSAWLFMAGSKGDLNVRGAYLHMAADAAISLGVVVSGLVIMGTGWTWLDPAVSLVIVLVIVAGTWSLLRESTGLIMAAVPDSVDAGAVHGFLAGRRGVAEVHDVHIWAMSTTETALTAHLVMPGGYPGDAVLDDIVAHLREDFAIHHCTLQVEEGTTRHGCALAEQHA, via the coding sequence ATGAGCCACGACCATCACCACCACGATCACGGCCATGGCCACGGTCATCACCATCACCACCACCCGGTGCCGGGCCACGGCCGCGCCTTTGCGCTGGCGATCGGCGTCAACTCGGCCTTTGTCGCGATCGAATTCGTCTACGGCTTCCTCGCCAACTCGACGGCGCTGATGGCCGATGCCGGCCATAACCTGTCGGACGTACTCGGCCTGATCCTGGCCTGGGGTGCGGCGGTACTGGCCAAGCGCGCACCGAGCGCGCGCTATACCTATGGCCTGCGCAGTTCGTCGATCCTGGCGGCGCTGGCCAATGCGATCCTGCTGCTGCTCGCCTGCGGTGCGATCGCCTGGGAAGCCATCCACCGCTTCACGGCACCACCGGCCGTGGAAGGCATCACGGTGTCGGTGGTGGCGGCGATCGGCGTGGCCATCAATGGCTTCTCCGCCTGGCTGTTCATGGCCGGCAGCAAGGGCGACCTGAACGTGCGCGGCGCCTACCTGCACATGGCGGCCGATGCGGCCATTTCGCTGGGCGTGGTGGTTTCGGGCCTGGTGATCATGGGCACCGGCTGGACCTGGCTCGACCCGGCGGTCAGCCTCGTCATCGTGCTGGTGATCGTGGCCGGCACCTGGTCGCTGCTGCGCGAGTCGACCGGGCTGATCATGGCCGCGGTGCCGGACAGCGTCGACGCCGGCGCCGTCCACGGTTTCCTGGCCGGGCGCCGGGGCGTGGCGGAAGTGCACGACGTGCACATCTGGGCGATGAGCACGACCGAGACCGCGCTGACGGCCCACCTGGTGATGCCAGGCGGCTATCCCGGCGACGCCGTGCTCGACGACATCGTCGCCCACCTGCGCGAGGATTTCGCCATCCACCACTGCACCTTGCAGGTGGAAGAAGGCACGACGCGCCACGGCTGCGCGCTGGCGGAACAGCACGCATGA
- the pulA gene encoding pullulanase-type alpha-1,6-glucosidase, with protein sequence MLTRRSLTSRLWLGLAVCGGLLLAWLTSWPVASAHAQQTMAASAVPVAANTIRVHFRRVQNDTDQWGVYSWEGPAKPSSAWILDRFMFSQTDAFGGYADIALASGKTAMWFLVTDGSGNKNCGADQGAPLPADVATKGHEIWLLEGDCTVYTTPPSISYGNLANANAHWLSTNTIAWPGVPAGASYKLVYAANGGLGSGPEGVLGADSSMALTPQPLPQALRDKFPHLRDATGLALGAADAARIPALAGGQFAVAQFDGAGRLVQVTSLQTAGMLDDAFAVRAADSKLGLSFNAAGVPTFRLWAPTAKSVALDIYPHGTGGPKAAQLPMRLDPATGIWSLTAANADWTNRAYYTYTVKVLSRWANNTVVTNTVTDPYSLSLSANSARSFVANLDSPRLKPAGWDEHRLPKLAHPADISLYELHVRDFSASDDSVPAHHRGKYLAFTDRDARGMRHLKSLQKAGLSHVHLLPAFDIASIDETKCTTPVIPDAGPSSEAQQAAVDAARDSDCFNWGYDPVHYNAPEGSYATNADDGFTRVREFRAMVQSLHETGLRVTMDVVFNHTSQSQQGPLSVLDKIVPTYYYRLNAAGANTNDSCCADTAAEHTMMGKLMIDSVSLWASAYKVDSFRFDLMAFAPLDLMRRLQAGVNRAAGREIYLYGEGWNFGTVGNDARFVQARQSNLYGSGIGSFNDRLRDAMRGGGCCDGGDNLVRQQGFVNGVWYDPNHLANQSRDDALRLADLVRVGLSGTLRDYRFVDRFGSLRTNADIDYAGQQAGYTANPLETINYVEKHDNQTLFDINAFRLPQDTPLADRVRVQNLGAAVVLLAQGIPFIHAGQELLRSKSLDRDSYNAGDWFNRLDYSYASNNFGVGLPLAGPNRDNWSLMAPVLENALIKPDTKAILSAKSAFEDLLAIRNDTTLFRLRSGQDVKERLVFHNTGPDQLPGLVVMRIDGDKPTRYPGARYKSVVVLFNVDKEAKTIAIPELKGAKLALHRIQRTSNDAIVKTARFDAASGGFTVPARTTAVFVETGGGNAD encoded by the coding sequence ATGCTTACCAGACGTAGTTTAACTTCACGGCTGTGGCTTGGCTTGGCCGTGTGTGGCGGGCTGCTGCTGGCCTGGCTCACGAGCTGGCCGGTGGCGAGCGCCCACGCCCAGCAGACAATGGCCGCGAGCGCCGTCCCCGTCGCGGCCAATACCATCCGCGTCCACTTCCGCCGCGTCCAGAACGACACCGACCAGTGGGGCGTGTACTCCTGGGAAGGCCCGGCCAAGCCGAGTTCGGCCTGGATCCTGGATCGCTTCATGTTCAGCCAGACCGACGCCTTCGGCGGCTATGCCGACATCGCACTGGCCAGCGGCAAGACTGCGATGTGGTTCCTGGTTACCGACGGCAGCGGCAACAAGAACTGCGGCGCCGACCAGGGTGCACCGCTGCCGGCCGATGTCGCCACGAAAGGCCACGAGATCTGGCTGCTCGAAGGCGACTGCACCGTCTACACGACGCCTCCTTCGATCAGCTACGGCAACCTGGCCAATGCGAACGCGCACTGGCTGTCGACGAACACGATCGCCTGGCCGGGCGTGCCGGCTGGCGCAAGCTACAAGCTGGTCTACGCGGCCAATGGTGGACTCGGTTCCGGCCCGGAAGGCGTGCTGGGTGCCGACAGCAGCATGGCGCTGACGCCGCAGCCGCTGCCGCAAGCGCTGCGCGACAAATTCCCGCACCTGCGCGACGCAACCGGCCTGGCGCTGGGCGCCGCGGACGCCGCAAGAATCCCCGCGCTGGCTGGCGGCCAGTTCGCCGTCGCGCAGTTCGATGGCGCGGGCCGGCTGGTGCAAGTGACTTCGCTGCAAACGGCGGGCATGCTCGACGACGCCTTTGCCGTGCGCGCAGCCGATAGCAAACTGGGCCTGAGCTTCAACGCGGCCGGCGTGCCGACTTTCCGCCTGTGGGCGCCGACCGCCAAATCCGTCGCACTCGACATCTACCCGCACGGCACGGGCGGCCCGAAAGCAGCACAGCTGCCAATGCGCCTCGATCCCGCCACCGGCATCTGGAGCCTGACGGCAGCCAATGCCGACTGGACCAACCGCGCCTATTACACCTACACGGTCAAGGTGCTGTCGCGCTGGGCGAACAACACCGTGGTGACGAATACCGTTACCGATCCGTATTCGCTGAGTCTCAGCGCCAACAGCGCCCGCTCTTTTGTTGCCAACCTCGACAGCCCGCGCCTGAAGCCGGCCGGCTGGGACGAGCACCGGTTGCCGAAACTGGCGCATCCGGCCGACATCTCGCTGTACGAACTGCATGTGCGCGACTTCAGCGCGAGCGACGACTCGGTACCCGCCCATCACCGCGGCAAATACCTCGCCTTTACCGACCGCGATGCGCGCGGCATGCGTCACCTGAAATCGCTGCAGAAGGCGGGCCTGTCGCACGTGCACCTGCTGCCGGCTTTCGACATCGCCAGCATCGACGAAACCAAATGCACGACGCCCGTCATTCCGGATGCCGGCCCGAGTTCGGAAGCGCAGCAGGCGGCGGTGGACGCGGCGCGCGACAGCGACTGTTTTAACTGGGGCTACGATCCGGTGCACTACAACGCGCCGGAAGGCAGCTATGCGACGAACGCCGACGACGGCTTCACGCGCGTGCGCGAGTTCCGCGCCATGGTGCAAAGCCTGCACGAGACCGGCCTGCGGGTGACGATGGACGTCGTCTTCAACCACACCAGCCAGTCGCAGCAGGGGCCCCTGTCCGTGCTCGACAAGATCGTGCCGACCTATTACTACCGCCTGAACGCCGCCGGCGCCAATACCAACGACAGCTGCTGCGCCGACACGGCCGCCGAGCACACGATGATGGGCAAGCTGATGATCGATTCGGTGTCGCTGTGGGCCTCCGCATACAAGGTCGACAGCTTCCGTTTCGACCTGATGGCCTTTGCGCCGCTCGACCTGATGCGCCGCCTTCAGGCAGGCGTGAACCGCGCCGCCGGCCGCGAGATCTACCTGTACGGCGAAGGCTGGAACTTCGGCACGGTCGGCAACGACGCCCGCTTCGTGCAGGCACGCCAGTCGAACCTGTACGGCTCCGGCATCGGTTCCTTCAACGACCGCCTGCGCGACGCGATGCGCGGAGGTGGCTGCTGCGACGGCGGCGACAACCTGGTGCGCCAGCAGGGCTTCGTCAACGGCGTCTGGTATGACCCGAATCACCTTGCCAATCAATCGCGCGACGACGCACTGCGCCTGGCCGACCTGGTGCGTGTCGGCCTGTCCGGCACCCTGCGCGACTACCGTTTCGTCGACCGTTTCGGCTCGTTGCGCACGAATGCCGACATCGATTACGCGGGCCAGCAGGCCGGCTACACCGCCAACCCGCTTGAGACCATCAACTACGTCGAGAAGCACGACAACCAAACCCTGTTCGACATCAACGCCTTCCGCCTGCCGCAAGACACACCGCTGGCGGACCGTGTGCGTGTGCAGAACCTGGGCGCGGCCGTCGTGCTGCTGGCGCAGGGCATTCCCTTCATCCACGCGGGCCAGGAGTTGCTGCGTTCGAAGTCGCTCGACCGCGACAGCTACAACGCGGGCGACTGGTTCAACCGCCTCGACTACAGCTACGCCTCGAACAACTTCGGCGTCGGCCTGCCGCTGGCCGGCCCTAACCGCGACAACTGGAGCCTGATGGCGCCGGTGCTGGAAAATGCCCTCATCAAGCCGGACACGAAGGCCATCCTGTCGGCCAAATCCGCCTTCGAAGACCTGCTGGCGATCCGCAACGACACCACCCTGTTCCGCCTGCGCAGCGGCCAGGACGTCAAGGAGCGCCTGGTCTTCCACAACACGGGACCGGACCAGTTGCCTGGCCTGGTGGTAATGCGCATCGATGGCGACAAGCCGACCCGCTATCCCGGCGCGCGCTACAAGAGCGTGGTGGTGCTGTTCAACGTCGACAAGGAAGCGAAGACGATCGCGATTCCCGAACTGAAGGGAGCAAAGCTGGCGCTGCACAGGATCCAGCGCACCTCGAATGACGCGATCGTGAAGACGGCGCGCTTCGACGCGGCCAGCGGCGGGTTCACGGTTCCCGCGCGGACGACGGCGGTCTTCGTCGAAACGGGCGGCGGCAATGCCGACTGA
- a CDS encoding DUF6624 domain-containing protein, with translation MHILLVAAVALSAALLPGRVHSGECDHTRLAKQYAGMLEEDQALRGRYIEILEREHKKRPVDAAEKERIENTILATDEKNQRELDRLIERCGWPGKLDKKRAARSAFFIIQHAELPYQLRYLPVIKAANRRGEISNEYMAWMVDRILVRQGKPQKYGTDSDFGSGKISPVEDSKNLNRRRREIGLPRLPGFD, from the coding sequence ATGCACATCCTTCTCGTCGCTGCGGTCGCGCTATCCGCCGCCCTCCTCCCAGGCCGTGTTCACTCAGGCGAATGCGATCACACGCGGCTTGCGAAACAATATGCCGGCATGCTGGAGGAAGACCAGGCATTGCGCGGCCGTTATATCGAGATCCTGGAGCGCGAGCACAAGAAACGTCCGGTCGACGCGGCCGAAAAAGAACGCATTGAAAACACGATCCTTGCGACCGACGAGAAAAACCAGCGCGAGCTGGACCGGCTGATCGAACGCTGTGGCTGGCCTGGAAAACTGGACAAGAAACGCGCGGCGCGTTCGGCATTTTTCATCATCCAGCATGCCGAACTGCCGTATCAACTGAGATACCTTCCCGTGATCAAGGCAGCCAACCGCCGGGGCGAGATATCGAACGAATACATGGCCTGGATGGTGGACCGGATCCTGGTGCGGCAGGGTAAACCACAAAAATACGGTACCGACTCCGACTTTGGCAGCGGCAAGATCTCACCCGTCGAAGACAGCAAGAACCTGAATAGACGGCGCCGGGAAATCGGCTTGCCGCGGCTGCCCGGCTTCGATTGA
- a CDS encoding DUF4272 domain-containing protein, translated as MATEPVTLFAQAGHPDAVIDVLRQMDARFKVAGPAEAWAELTVTTSGWLRKKQLRITHDPAYYTGEGWQVQLNGMRGYFARFPAAPEQAKALGLIGQFGFVLGTICDPDMEAGDERLAILSAIAEALDAVWFTPSALRDARGRVLYGANVNEFDPGARWPAYTPGTPVPAAGPVDERALALKQRVFGELASLGFKPANALPLPDLDLRVRDAQAIVMRLMALQAVFAWAAAPEHAVGSEVLRGYIARNGLRAAMTESELALIDLPRTEAQSRHGATVGWKLENLWALAWVAGFPRVPTLDAGQVPDEVINELLFDFLPPWEGSAADFAANASMRPASEVIPMEYRFYCAHNAVRSAQMGGATVPSGFDPIAHGGAVHERRHALTWALAGEDSWDETDLST; from the coding sequence ATGGCGACCGAACCTGTCACCCTGTTTGCCCAGGCTGGACATCCTGACGCGGTGATCGACGTGCTGCGGCAGATGGATGCCAGGTTCAAGGTCGCCGGCCCCGCCGAGGCATGGGCCGAACTCACCGTCACCACGAGCGGATGGCTCAGGAAAAAGCAGCTGCGCATCACGCACGACCCTGCCTACTACACGGGTGAAGGCTGGCAGGTACAACTGAACGGCATGCGCGGCTATTTTGCGCGCTTCCCGGCGGCCCCGGAACAGGCGAAAGCGCTTGGCTTGATCGGGCAATTCGGTTTCGTGCTCGGCACAATCTGCGACCCCGACATGGAGGCGGGCGACGAACGCCTTGCCATCCTGTCGGCCATCGCCGAAGCGCTCGATGCGGTCTGGTTCACGCCCTCGGCATTGCGCGACGCGCGCGGCAGGGTACTGTATGGCGCCAACGTGAACGAGTTCGATCCCGGTGCCAGGTGGCCGGCCTATACCCCCGGCACCCCGGTACCGGCGGCGGGCCCGGTCGACGAGCGGGCGCTGGCACTGAAACAGCGCGTGTTCGGTGAATTGGCGTCGCTCGGCTTCAAGCCGGCCAATGCCTTGCCCCTGCCGGACCTCGACCTGCGCGTGCGCGACGCACAGGCGATCGTCATGCGGCTGATGGCCTTGCAGGCCGTGTTTGCCTGGGCCGCGGCGCCGGAACATGCGGTCGGTTCGGAGGTTCTGCGCGGCTACATCGCGCGCAACGGTCTGCGCGCGGCGATGACGGAGAGCGAACTGGCGCTGATCGACCTGCCGCGCACCGAGGCGCAGTCCAGGCATGGCGCGACAGTCGGCTGGAAGCTGGAGAACCTGTGGGCGCTGGCATGGGTCGCCGGCTTCCCGCGGGTACCGACCCTGGACGCGGGCCAGGTCCCTGACGAGGTCATCAACGAATTACTGTTCGACTTCCTGCCGCCCTGGGAGGGCAGCGCCGCCGACTTCGCGGCAAACGCATCGATGCGCCCGGCGAGCGAGGTGATTCCCATGGAGTACAGGTTTTATTGTGCCCATAACGCCGTCAGGAGCGCGCAGATGGGTGGCGCGACCGTGCCTTCTGGATTCGATCCCATTGCTCATGGCGGCGCCGTTCACGAGCGCCGCCATGCCCTCACCTGGGCACTGGCCGGGGAAGACAGCTGGGACGAGACTGACCTGAGCACCTGA